TTCGCTGCTGGTTCGATTTCGAGTCGCGACGCGGCAATATGCACGTCGTGCCCTTCGCGCGGACGGAGGATCGCGCGATGCGGACCGAATGTAACAGGCGTTTTGTAATGATAGGCAGTATTGTGGATGATCCGAATACGTTTCATAGTGACCCTGCCTGATGGCGCAAATAACAGGCCTCGCATCTGGCAAAATACCCGCTGCGAGGCCAAACGTGTTACTAGAATACCAGCGCCGAAACTACGCGCTCGGTGCGCTCAGTGCGGCTTGCAGCTTCGCCTCGACCTCGTGCGTGAGTGACGACTTCAGCACTTTGCCGCCGCTGCCCGCGAGTTCTTCGAGCACTTTGTCTGGCGTCATCTTGCGCACCAGCACAAACAGCGCCGAACTGCCTGGCTTGAGCGTAGCAGCCAGTTCTTTCATGAAGTTGTCGTCGATGCCTACATCGGTGAGCGCGCCGGAAACTGCGCCGGCTGTAGCCCCCACAGCCAGGCCCAGCAAAGGATTCATAAACATCAAGCCGATCAAACTGCCCCAAAAGCCGCCACTCATGGCTCCAGCAGCGGTCAGATTTACTGCCTGGTGCAATACTACTTTGCCTTGGTCGTTCTTGACGGCTACCACGGCGTCTTCCAGGTCGATCAGATAGTCCTGCTGCATCTTATGCAACTTCAAGCGGACTTCTTCGGCCTTAAACTGATCATCAAAACCGACAACAATTAATGTGCTCATCACGTTTGCTCCTAGACACTTCTACGCAGGAAAAGAAGAGAGGCGGAATTCGCCGTTGGTGTTACCCGACAGATTGGCACTGCAATGCAGCACCCATACATTGATTGCAGGGTTCACAAGAACTTTCTCCACCACAATCTAGCGATCGCTTGCTGCAACCGTCAAGCCGCGGCTATTGATCGCGACAGCCATCAAATTCCCAGCAGTACACGCGAAGACTGCAGCAGTTGTTCGGCACTTCCTAACTCAGACCACTCGCGGCGCACCTCAATCGCCAGGTCTGGATCGGAGGTAATCAGATTGTCGACATCGCGTTGAATCCATTGCGTCATCGCAGTGCGATCGTTCACCGTCCACACGTGGACCTCGCGTTTGAGGCGACGGGCCGAACGGAGCATCGCGTCGTTCAAATGGTCCGCGCGCACACTCAGCGCATCGACCTCCAAGCGACTAACATCTCCCAGTGAGTGCGCCACGATCAAACCCACGCGCTGCGCGGGGTTATGGCGTTTGTTCTCCAGCAAGGCTTCGTAATTGAACGAGGTGACGAGTGCGTCCTTTGTGAAGCCCTGGTCGGCAACAACCTCGGCGACTCGCCGCGCGAGACCATCATCGGGGCCATAGTATTTGAGTTCGATGTTGAGCTTGATGCGCCCCTTGGCCAGTGCAATTACTTCTTCCAGCGTCGGCACTCGTTCGCCTGCGAAGGAAGAGGCAAACCAACTGCCAACATCGAGTTGGCGCAACTCCGCGAGATTGAGATCTGCCAGTCGGCGCGAGTCGCGCGCCACACGCTTCAGGTCTCGATCGTGCAGCAGGATGACGTGGCCGTCGGCAGTCAGCTGAACATCGATTTCTGCGTAGTCTGCGCCACTTTCAATCGCTTTGCGAATGGCGGCCAGGGTGTTCTCCGGCGCAGCGCGAGCGTGACCGCGATGAGCGGTAACCTTCACCCACGGTTTTGCATCACCCGCCTGCAGCAGTCCGATCCAGATGAGGATGGGGGACAG
Above is a window of Anatilimnocola aggregata DNA encoding:
- a CDS encoding DUF1269 domain-containing protein is translated as MSTLIVVGFDDQFKAEEVRLKLHKMQQDYLIDLEDAVVAVKNDQGKVVLHQAVNLTAAGAMSGGFWGSLIGLMFMNPLLGLAVGATAGAVSGALTDVGIDDNFMKELAATLKPGSSALFVLVRKMTPDKVLEELAGSGGKVLKSSLTHEVEAKLQAALSAPSA